A window of the Dyadobacter pollutisoli genome harbors these coding sequences:
- a CDS encoding phytanoyl-CoA dioxygenase family protein, which produces MDNIQLTKQQINFFATHGYLVVEDLISSEEIELYKVMYDDFLSGKIDVGASRSDLGEELGNSGTVENITQIMWPSDFRPELLEMSYHKRALEISRQLMGHDLDMDFDMLINKSPFTNTITPWHQDEAYWLNVPDKRAASCWLSLDYATLDSGCMWFVPGSNLKEVRPHTFAKKKGGALMCEASEGEGVAVELKPGSCTFHHGRTLHYSRGNATENQRRAFIVNFRPGEMICYERENGFDHGRQNAGDRQLKNDEFAG; this is translated from the coding sequence ATGGATAACATTCAGCTTACAAAACAGCAAATAAATTTCTTTGCCACCCACGGGTACCTGGTTGTCGAAGACCTGATTTCCAGTGAAGAAATCGAGCTTTATAAAGTAATGTATGATGATTTTCTTTCCGGCAAGATCGATGTCGGAGCGAGCAGATCGGACCTGGGAGAGGAACTTGGGAACAGTGGGACGGTAGAGAATATCACCCAGATCATGTGGCCCAGCGATTTCAGACCTGAGCTTCTGGAAATGTCGTACCATAAACGCGCATTGGAAATAAGCAGACAGCTGATGGGCCACGATCTTGATATGGATTTTGATATGCTGATCAATAAATCGCCATTTACCAACACCATTACACCATGGCACCAGGATGAAGCTTACTGGTTGAATGTTCCCGATAAAAGGGCTGCGAGTTGCTGGCTTTCGCTGGACTACGCCACTTTGGACAGCGGCTGCATGTGGTTTGTGCCGGGATCCAACCTGAAAGAAGTGAGGCCACATACCTTTGCCAAGAAAAAGGGCGGTGCGCTGATGTGCGAGGCCAGCGAGGGTGAAGGTGTTGCTGTCGAGCTCAAACCTGGCTCCTGCACTTTCCACCACGGAAGGACTTTGCATTACAGCAGAGGAAATGCCACTGAAAATCAAAGAAGGGCATTTATCGTAAATTTCAGGCCTGGCGAAATGATCTGTTACGAGCGGGAAAACGGCTTTGACCATGGCAGACAAAACGCGGGTGACAGACAATTGAAAAACGACGAATTCGCCGGATAA